Proteins from one Halovivax limisalsi genomic window:
- a CDS encoding dipeptide epimerase, giving the protein MTLETSVERVSLPLEFPFTIARGTSTETANVIVRIEDEDGVVGIGGAAPSTHYGETAATVEAVLPDLLAVVEDAGDPHQLERIERRMREAVADNPAARCAVSIALHDLVCKRLDVPLYRYWGLDPDRTVTSSYTIGIDDTETMAEKTETALERGHDTLKVKLGTDRDVEIVETIRDVAPEARLYVDANEAWTPKEAVRKIERFAAYDLEFVEQPVPAENPEGLRYVSEHSPLPIAADESLLTAADVPRVADRCDVANLKLMKCGGLLEARRIVHAARAHGLQVMCGCMSESNASIAAACHLAPLLDYADLDGSLLLADDPYDGVPMPGGRIDLSAVTRAGTGVREA; this is encoded by the coding sequence ATGACCCTCGAGACGAGCGTCGAGCGCGTCTCGCTCCCGCTCGAGTTCCCGTTTACGATCGCCCGTGGCACCTCGACGGAGACGGCGAACGTGATCGTCCGGATCGAAGACGAGGACGGCGTCGTCGGGATCGGCGGCGCGGCGCCCTCGACGCACTACGGCGAGACGGCGGCGACGGTCGAGGCCGTCCTCCCGGACCTGCTCGCCGTCGTCGAGGACGCGGGCGATCCCCACCAGCTCGAACGGATCGAGCGGCGCATGCGCGAGGCGGTCGCCGACAACCCGGCCGCCCGGTGTGCCGTCTCCATCGCCCTGCACGACCTCGTCTGCAAGCGACTCGACGTCCCGCTGTATCGCTACTGGGGGCTCGATCCCGATCGGACGGTCACCTCCTCGTACACGATCGGCATCGACGACACCGAGACGATGGCCGAGAAGACCGAGACCGCGCTCGAGCGCGGTCACGACACGCTGAAGGTCAAGCTCGGCACGGACCGCGACGTCGAGATCGTCGAGACGATCCGCGACGTCGCCCCCGAGGCCCGCCTCTACGTCGACGCCAACGAGGCCTGGACGCCGAAGGAAGCCGTCCGGAAGATCGAGCGCTTCGCCGCATACGACCTCGAATTCGTCGAGCAACCCGTCCCCGCCGAGAACCCGGAGGGACTTCGCTACGTCTCCGAGCACAGCCCGCTTCCGATCGCGGCGGACGAGTCGCTGCTGACCGCCGCCGACGTCCCGCGGGTGGCCGATCGCTGCGACGTCGCCAACCTGAAGCTGATGAAGTGCGGCGGGTTGCTGGAAGCCAGGCGCATCGTCCACGCGGCGCGAGCCCACGGCCTGCAGGTGATGTGTGGCTGTATGTCCGAGTCCAACGCTTCGATCGCGGCGGCCTGTCACCTCGCACCGCTGCTCGACTACGCCGACCTCGACGGCTCGCTCCTGCTGGCGGACGACCCGTACGACGGCGTCCCGATGCCCGGCGGCCGGATCGACCTCTCGGCGGTGACTCGGGCGGGGACCGGCGTTCGAGAGGCGTAG
- a CDS encoding DUF7571 family protein, protein MKPCQSCQTVIDEYILDKQLEPLRELTADDFNVCADCATIVADACVKCGGAVYVPRSESGTPDYCPACRSDLIDRTGHDPGWMCDRAST, encoded by the coding sequence ATGAAACCGTGCCAAAGCTGCCAGACGGTCATCGACGAGTACATCCTGGACAAACAACTCGAACCCCTGCGCGAGCTCACGGCCGACGACTTCAACGTCTGTGCGGACTGCGCGACCATCGTCGCGGACGCGTGCGTGAAGTGCGGCGGCGCGGTGTACGTCCCCCGAAGCGAATCCGGTACCCCCGACTACTGCCCGGCGTGTCGATCCGACCTCATCGACCGCACCGGCCACGATCCCGGCTGGATGTGCGACCGCGCGTCCACCTGA
- a CDS encoding methytransferase partner Trm112, which yields MKESLLDILCCPLDKHDLDLEDAEGDSEIESGTLVCTECGERYPIEDGIPNLLPPDMRDGTPA from the coding sequence ATGAAGGAGTCGCTTCTCGACATTCTCTGCTGTCCGCTCGACAAGCACGATCTTGACCTCGAAGACGCCGAGGGTGACTCGGAGATCGAATCCGGGACGCTCGTCTGTACGGAGTGTGGCGAACGCTACCCGATCGAGGACGGCATCCCGAACCTGCTCCCGCCGGACATGCGCGACGGGACGCCGGCCTGA
- a CDS encoding DUF5802 family protein: MFERFSKSYYLGRLYVTPGAGDRVTMDHAQHERVNEQLYATGEGAERLDTPVVMKLEGQHFPVHGSESVPTNTLSVPADLLENTDIENPPELASVLLANRDRARQLLEYAGWNPDQPIDEDNAVDDGVDWDGPVGT, from the coding sequence ATGTTCGAGCGGTTCTCGAAGAGCTACTACCTGGGTCGCCTCTACGTGACCCCGGGCGCGGGCGACCGCGTGACGATGGACCACGCCCAACACGAGCGCGTCAACGAGCAGCTCTACGCAACCGGCGAGGGGGCCGAGCGCCTCGATACGCCGGTCGTAATGAAACTCGAGGGCCAGCACTTCCCGGTCCACGGCAGCGAGTCCGTGCCGACGAACACCCTCTCGGTGCCGGCCGACCTCCTCGAAAACACCGACATCGAGAATCCACCCGAGCTCGCCTCGGTCCTGCTCGCAAATCGCGATCGGGCCAGACAGCTCCTCGAATACGCGGGCTGGAATCCGGATCAGCCGATCGACGAGGACAACGCCGTCGACGACGGCGTCGACTGGGACGGTCCCGTCGGCACCTGA
- the artA gene encoding archaeosortase A has product MTDAGGSISLAAADAATGGVGANPFASLLSSSVAFGLGVDDLLAWLSIATFVAAIGLHWRDRIEVARYVAAAGSALFGLYWLAMVPYFWGEVNSPLETLLALAALPLCLYAAYLLLSGRDSMFVLVRAVAVMGIIYLPAETIPVAREWLIETTAYQTHVAMDLVAESPGLETGSNGYESRLAFDPEATATGRTTYIVLSCTGLGSMAIFTGLIASVTAPWRRKLAGIAAAVSIIWFLNLVRNVFIGLATPHGWFQQGPFVYMATEWMGSVPERASFLASHNVIAQPASVVALVGIAFVVIRFVPEVFDPLEEVLFVLTGDEYDLAEAFGTATESETGKPTAD; this is encoded by the coding sequence GTGACTGACGCAGGCGGTTCGATCTCGCTCGCCGCGGCCGACGCCGCGACGGGCGGTGTCGGGGCCAACCCGTTCGCGAGCCTCCTCTCGTCGTCGGTGGCGTTCGGCCTCGGCGTCGACGACCTGCTCGCCTGGCTCTCGATCGCCACGTTCGTCGCGGCCATCGGCCTCCACTGGCGCGACCGCATCGAGGTGGCCAGGTACGTCGCCGCCGCCGGAAGCGCGCTTTTCGGACTCTACTGGCTCGCGATGGTCCCCTACTTCTGGGGCGAGGTGAACAGCCCGCTCGAAACGCTCCTGGCCCTGGCGGCGTTACCCCTCTGTCTGTACGCGGCCTACCTGCTCCTCTCCGGCCGGGACTCGATGTTCGTTCTCGTCCGCGCGGTGGCGGTGATGGGTATCATCTACCTGCCGGCCGAGACGATCCCCGTCGCCCGCGAGTGGCTGATCGAGACGACGGCCTACCAGACCCACGTCGCGATGGACCTCGTCGCGGAGAGCCCGGGCCTCGAGACCGGCAGCAACGGCTACGAGAGTCGGCTCGCGTTCGATCCCGAGGCGACCGCGACGGGGCGGACGACCTACATCGTCCTCTCGTGTACCGGCCTGGGCAGCATGGCGATCTTCACCGGCCTGATCGCGTCGGTGACGGCGCCCTGGCGGCGGAAGCTGGCCGGCATCGCCGCCGCCGTGAGCATCATCTGGTTCCTCAACCTGGTGCGCAACGTCTTCATCGGCCTGGCGACGCCCCACGGCTGGTTCCAGCAGGGCCCGTTCGTCTACATGGCGACCGAGTGGATGGGGTCGGTCCCCGAGCGGGCGTCGTTTCTCGCCTCGCACAACGTGATCGCCCAGCCGGCGTCAGTCGTCGCGCTCGTCGGCATCGCGTTCGTCGTCATCCGGTTCGTCCCCGAGGTGTTCGACCCGCTCGAGGAGGTCCTGTTCGTCCTCACCGGCGACGAGTACGACCTCGCCGAGGCCTTCGGCACCGCCACCGAGAGCGAAACGGGGAAGCCGACGGCCGACTGA
- a CDS encoding threonine synthase produces the protein METTDAFIGLACIDCERTYDPAEGTHRCADCGGILDPQYDYDAIDVDRETFRGRPFDSLWRYAELLPFERDVAVTMDEGATPTVDCPTLADELGVDTLLIKDEGRNPTGTFKDRGASMAVTAATQHGAEDVVLPSAGNAGQAASAYAARAGLESHVFLPSRAGFTTKAMVNVHGGDLTVSGGRIGDAGAAAADAQSEHPDWYSLSSLVTPYRHEGKKTMLYELIEQRDWTVPDAIVYPTGGGVGLVGMYKAALEWRELGLIDELPSFYAAQATGCAPIVEAFEAGRDEHDPVEHPDTICGGIEIPDPGASRWILEALGETDGGAVATDDGEILDAAVAVAQHEGLEMAPTCAAAASGAWALAESGEFDADDTVAIVNTGTGNKDADVLRSHLMGQGI, from the coding sequence ATGGAGACCACCGACGCGTTCATCGGCCTCGCCTGTATCGACTGCGAGCGGACGTACGATCCGGCCGAGGGGACCCACCGCTGTGCGGACTGCGGCGGCATCCTCGACCCGCAGTACGACTACGACGCGATCGACGTCGATCGGGAGACGTTTCGCGGGCGGCCGTTCGACTCGCTGTGGCGCTACGCCGAGTTGCTGCCGTTCGAGCGGGACGTCGCCGTCACGATGGACGAGGGGGCGACCCCGACGGTCGACTGTCCGACGCTGGCCGACGAACTCGGCGTCGACACGCTGCTGATCAAGGACGAGGGCCGGAATCCGACGGGCACGTTCAAGGATCGCGGCGCGTCGATGGCCGTCACCGCCGCGACGCAGCACGGCGCCGAGGACGTGGTCCTTCCGTCGGCTGGCAACGCGGGCCAGGCCGCCTCGGCCTACGCCGCCCGCGCCGGCCTCGAATCGCACGTCTTTCTCCCGTCGCGGGCCGGGTTCACCACCAAGGCGATGGTGAACGTCCACGGCGGCGACCTCACCGTCAGCGGCGGCCGGATCGGCGACGCCGGCGCCGCCGCGGCGGACGCCCAATCAGAGCACCCCGACTGGTACTCGCTGTCCTCGCTGGTGACGCCGTACCGCCACGAGGGCAAGAAGACGATGCTCTACGAACTGATCGAGCAACGCGACTGGACGGTTCCGGACGCGATCGTCTACCCCACCGGTGGCGGCGTCGGCCTCGTCGGAATGTACAAGGCCGCCCTGGAGTGGCGCGAGCTCGGCCTGATCGACGAGCTACCGTCGTTCTACGCCGCCCAGGCGACGGGCTGTGCCCCGATCGTCGAGGCCTTCGAGGCCGGTCGGGACGAGCACGACCCCGTCGAGCACCCCGACACCATCTGCGGCGGCATCGAGATCCCCGACCCGGGCGCCAGCCGGTGGATCCTCGAAGCACTGGGCGAGACCGACGGCGGCGCGGTGGCGACCGACGACGGCGAGATCCTCGACGCGGCCGTCGCGGTCGCCCAGCACGAGGGCCTCGAGATGGCACCGACCTGCGCCGCGGCGGCCAGCGGCGCCTGGGCGCTCGCCGAGTCCGGCGAGTTCGACGCGGACGACACCGTGGCGATCGTCAATACCGGTACCGGAAACAAGGACGCGGACGTCCTGCGGAGCCACCTGATGGGTCAGGGCATCTGA
- a CDS encoding GNAT family N-acetyltransferase: MTDLFPETIRTERLRLELLHPETVDLLELYEAAGTRPDVEEVTRYLTWDAHQTPKDTLEFVEFAGEQYDEGDGATYVVRPREGEDGAGTLAGAAGCSVEWDRRTMVLGTWLSKPFWGRGYSGERAAAMLELAFDRLDLELVAVTAHVDNEKSNRAIEKYVEAHGGRREGTLRNWHTFDGEPAAVNRYSVSKDEWDANRSDGEVAFDD, encoded by the coding sequence ATGACCGATCTCTTTCCCGAGACGATCCGAACCGAGCGACTCCGACTCGAGCTTCTGCATCCCGAGACGGTGGACCTCCTCGAACTCTACGAGGCGGCCGGCACCCGCCCGGACGTCGAGGAGGTGACGCGCTATCTCACCTGGGACGCACACCAGACGCCGAAGGACACCCTCGAGTTCGTCGAGTTCGCCGGCGAGCAGTACGACGAGGGCGACGGGGCGACGTACGTCGTCCGCCCGCGCGAGGGGGAGGACGGGGCGGGAACGCTCGCCGGTGCGGCCGGCTGTTCCGTCGAGTGGGACCGCCGGACGATGGTCCTGGGCACCTGGCTCTCGAAGCCGTTCTGGGGCCGCGGCTACTCCGGCGAGCGCGCCGCAGCGATGCTGGAACTGGCGTTCGACCGCCTCGACCTCGAACTGGTCGCCGTCACGGCCCACGTCGACAACGAGAAGTCCAATCGGGCGATCGAGAAGTACGTCGAGGCCCACGGCGGGCGCCGCGAGGGGACGCTTCGCAACTGGCACACCTTCGACGGCGAGCCCGCGGCGGTCAATCGCTACAGCGTCTCGAAGGACGAGTGGGACGCGAACCGATCCGACGGCGAGGTCGCCTTCGATGACTGA
- a CDS encoding DUF1611 domain-containing protein, with translation MRVTILAHEQFPDRAKTAQGILRYADYDVVAVLDRDRAGERVADHVPDAQDAPIVTGMDDVDEPVDALIVGIAPIGGGFDESWRPDVRTALERGCDVVSGLHYFLTEDEEFAALAAAHDAELWDVREPPEDLSVSEGVAADIDAEIVCTVGTDCSVGKMTATMELVDAAREAGHDAAVIPTGQTGIMVEGWGNPIDRVISDFTAGAVEEMILEKGDEHDLLVVEGQGSIVHPAYSAVTCGILHGAMADRLVMCHDATRESIHGYESFDLPPIETYVSLYESLAAPVRESEVVAGMLDTHHLEGDDAARAALSDFEDAVGAPATDPIRYDAAEVLEAIV, from the coding sequence ATGCGCGTCACCATCCTCGCACACGAGCAGTTCCCCGACCGGGCGAAGACCGCCCAGGGCATCTTGCGGTACGCCGACTACGACGTGGTCGCCGTCCTCGACCGCGACCGGGCCGGCGAGCGCGTCGCCGACCACGTGCCGGACGCCCAGGACGCACCGATCGTGACGGGGATGGACGACGTCGACGAGCCGGTCGACGCCCTGATCGTCGGCATCGCCCCGATCGGCGGGGGCTTCGACGAGTCCTGGCGCCCCGACGTCCGAACCGCGCTCGAACGCGGCTGCGACGTCGTCTCCGGCCTGCACTACTTCCTCACCGAGGACGAGGAGTTCGCCGCGCTGGCGGCCGCCCACGACGCGGAGCTCTGGGACGTGCGCGAACCGCCCGAGGATCTTTCGGTGAGCGAGGGCGTCGCGGCCGACATCGACGCCGAGATCGTCTGTACGGTCGGCACCGACTGCTCGGTCGGGAAGATGACGGCGACGATGGAACTCGTCGACGCGGCCCGCGAGGCGGGCCACGACGCGGCGGTCATCCCCACCGGCCAGACGGGCATCATGGTGGAGGGGTGGGGCAACCCGATCGACCGGGTGATCAGCGACTTCACCGCCGGCGCCGTCGAGGAGATGATCCTCGAGAAAGGTGACGAACACGACCTGCTCGTCGTCGAGGGCCAGGGCAGCATCGTCCACCCGGCCTACTCCGCGGTCACCTGCGGCATCCTCCACGGTGCGATGGCCGACCGACTCGTCATGTGTCACGACGCCACGCGCGAGTCGATCCACGGCTACGAGTCGTTCGACCTCCCGCCGATCGAGACCTACGTTTCCCTCTACGAGTCGCTGGCCGCGCCCGTCCGCGAGAGCGAGGTTGTCGCCGGCATGCTCGACACCCACCACCTCGAGGGCGACGACGCGGCTCGCGCGGCGCTGTCTGACTTCGAGGACGCGGTCGGCGCGCCGGCGACCGACCCGATCCGGTACGACGCCGCCGAGGTGCTGGAGGCCATCGTATGA
- a CDS encoding Vms1/Ankzf1 family peptidyl-tRNA hydrolase gives MSRLDALLGRASLKERIAELEADLEDQRARYEAESERRREAVRGRQRAEERVNRLEDRIAQLEGELERTDAGDRAPEPRRRESLRGERAAAVLDRLRSIRSDPESVLTAWVSEANAVPGPVESLLGERARLAAAVAPCLVVADDAEVVSVALDPPIEPAIDAVWADRPRLESGWFRPTGSFRFALVRADLFALGTYEGTEQVDFVGFESDVKSAHSKGGFSQARFERVREGQIDDHLDASREAIEATRSESGVETLYLVGERDAVDALADALDPAATGTVDATGKPAPALEDAFRSFFTTELVAL, from the coding sequence ATGTCCAGGCTGGACGCGTTGCTCGGGCGGGCGTCGCTGAAAGAGCGCATTGCGGAGCTCGAAGCCGACCTCGAGGACCAGCGAGCGCGCTACGAGGCCGAGTCCGAACGGCGCCGGGAGGCCGTCAGGGGGCGCCAGCGGGCCGAGGAGCGGGTCAACCGCCTCGAAGACCGGATCGCTCAGCTCGAGGGGGAGCTGGAACGTACCGACGCGGGCGACCGCGCGCCCGAGCCGCGTCGCCGGGAGTCGCTTCGCGGCGAGCGGGCGGCCGCGGTACTCGATCGGCTCCGCTCGATTCGGTCGGATCCCGAATCCGTCCTCACCGCCTGGGTATCGGAGGCCAACGCCGTTCCCGGGCCGGTCGAATCGCTCCTGGGCGAGCGGGCTCGCCTCGCGGCAGCCGTCGCACCCTGTCTCGTGGTGGCCGACGACGCCGAAGTCGTCTCGGTGGCGCTGGACCCCCCGATCGAGCCCGCGATCGACGCGGTCTGGGCGGATCGGCCCCGCCTCGAGTCCGGCTGGTTCCGCCCGACCGGCTCGTTCCGGTTCGCACTCGTCAGGGCCGATCTGTTCGCCCTCGGGACCTACGAGGGGACCGAGCAGGTCGACTTCGTCGGCTTCGAGAGCGACGTGAAGAGCGCCCACTCGAAGGGCGGCTTCTCGCAGGCTCGCTTCGAACGCGTTCGCGAGGGGCAGATCGACGACCACCTGGACGCCTCGCGGGAGGCGATCGAGGCGACGCGAAGCGAGTCAGGCGTCGAGACGCTCTACCTCGTCGGCGAGCGGGACGCCGTCGACGCCCTGGCCGACGCCCTCGACCCGGCCGCCACCGGGACCGTCGACGCGACCGGGAAGCCGGCCCCGGCGCTCGAGGACGCGTTCCGCTCGTTCTTCACGACCGAACTCGTCGCACTCTGA
- a CDS encoding GNAT family N-acetyltransferase, translating to MTELFPEHLETDRLRLERVEPGSVDALDHYEAFADDPDPETVYEYVPVDEPDTPADSKAFVATAGRSAAEADAVTYLIRPRSGEPGAGEIAGSTILYVDWETRLAQPAILLRKPFWGRGYSGERAGALLELAFERLDLECVAVGCAAGNERSKRAIENYVDAYGGAYEGRFRDMTVVDGEPFDLHRYSITRAAYRSATDERSGTNERETDALAGTNERETDERA from the coding sequence ATGACCGAGCTGTTTCCCGAGCACCTCGAAACCGACCGGCTCCGGCTGGAACGCGTGGAACCGGGGTCGGTCGACGCGCTCGATCATTACGAGGCCTTCGCCGACGATCCCGATCCGGAGACCGTCTACGAGTACGTGCCGGTCGACGAACCCGATACGCCGGCCGATTCGAAGGCGTTCGTCGCCACCGCGGGCAGGAGTGCCGCGGAGGCCGACGCTGTGACCTACTTGATACGACCGCGATCGGGCGAACCGGGGGCTGGCGAGATCGCTGGATCGACGATCCTGTACGTCGACTGGGAGACGCGCCTGGCCCAACCGGCCATTCTCCTTCGGAAACCCTTCTGGGGGCGGGGATATTCCGGTGAGCGCGCCGGTGCGCTACTCGAACTCGCGTTCGAGCGACTCGATCTCGAGTGCGTCGCGGTCGGCTGTGCCGCTGGCAACGAGCGCTCGAAGCGGGCCATCGAGAACTACGTCGACGCCTACGGCGGCGCGTACGAGGGGCGCTTTCGCGATATGACGGTCGTCGATGGGGAACCGTTCGACCTTCATCGCTACTCGATCACCCGGGCGGCGTATCGGTCCGCGACGGACGAACGAAGTGGGACGAACGAACGGGAAACGGACGCGCTGGCCGGGACGAACGAACGGGAAACGGACGAGCGCGCGTAA
- a CDS encoding TIGR04024 family LLM class F420-dependent oxidoreductase translates to MADLEVFVDGAAYDRIEEIGAHAARAESLGFERFSIGETTGWNVVPALSIAADRTSEIELGTAVLSPYGRSPAMLAQTAFALSDLSDGRFRLGLGASSPAITERWHGETYDRPLRRLRETIDVVRTIAETGTSAYRGAVFDIDGLSYDRDPPAECPPIDVAALGPTATELAGRFADGWLPQLLTADGLADRLEDLRRGVELGDRSIADVRVAPTVVCVADPDADRARSIARSDVAFMLGAYGPYYGDSVAEQGYQDVVEAIRDAWADRDTDAMAAALPDDLLDELAAAGTPADVREWVADYAALDGVDAVQVTFANGMDEEDRERTTEAVAEFID, encoded by the coding sequence ATGGCCGACCTCGAGGTATTCGTCGACGGGGCAGCGTACGATCGGATCGAGGAAATCGGAGCGCACGCCGCACGGGCCGAGTCGCTCGGCTTCGAGCGCTTTTCGATCGGGGAGACGACGGGCTGGAACGTCGTCCCCGCGCTCTCGATCGCCGCGGACCGGACGAGCGAGATCGAGCTCGGAACGGCCGTGCTCTCGCCGTACGGGCGTTCGCCGGCGATGCTCGCACAGACGGCGTTCGCACTTTCGGACCTGTCGGACGGGCGATTCCGGCTCGGACTCGGCGCGAGTTCGCCGGCGATCACCGAGCGCTGGCACGGCGAGACCTACGACCGGCCCCTGCGGCGGCTGCGCGAGACGATCGACGTCGTCCGCACCATCGCGGAAACGGGGACCTCGGCCTACCGCGGTGCCGTGTTCGACATCGACGGCCTCTCGTACGACCGCGACCCGCCCGCCGAGTGCCCGCCGATCGACGTCGCCGCGCTCGGCCCCACGGCCACGGAGCTGGCCGGCCGATTCGCGGACGGCTGGCTCCCCCAGCTCCTCACGGCGGACGGCCTGGCCGATCGGCTCGAGGACCTTCGCCGCGGCGTCGAACTCGGCGACCGATCGATCGCGGACGTCCGCGTCGCCCCGACCGTCGTCTGCGTCGCGGACCCGGACGCCGACCGGGCCCGCTCGATCGCCCGCTCCGACGTCGCGTTCATGCTCGGTGCGTACGGCCCGTACTACGGCGATTCGGTGGCCGAGCAGGGGTATCAGGACGTCGTCGAGGCGATCAGAGACGCGTGGGCGGATCGCGATACGGACGCGATGGCCGCGGCGCTCCCCGACGACCTGCTCGACGAACTCGCCGCCGCGGGGACGCCCGCGGACGTCCGCGAGTGGGTGGCCGACTACGCGGCGCTCGACGGCGTCGACGCCGTTCAGGTCACGTTCGCGAACGGAATGGACGAGGAAGACAGAGAGCGGACGACGGAAGCCGTCGCCGAGTTCATCGACTGA
- a CDS encoding cold-shock protein encodes MANGKVDFFNDTGGYGFISTDDDEVDDDEDVFFHMEDVGGPDLEEGQEVEFDIESSPKGPRATNLTRK; translated from the coding sequence ATGGCAAACGGTAAAGTTGACTTCTTCAACGACACGGGCGGCTACGGTTTCATTTCGACGGACGACGACGAGGTAGACGACGACGAGGACGTCTTCTTCCACATGGAGGACGTCGGCGGTCCGGACCTCGAAGAGGGTCAGGAAGTCGAGTTCGACATCGAATCGTCCCCGAAGGGACCGCGCGCGACGAATCTCACCCGCAAATAA
- a CDS encoding DUF7524 family protein: protein MSPQTIAVHVDRYDEGAIDSTPPSIETDRSFDLHVTNHGEPVHLHVRADDELADVVSVAETNPYVESGESITIPVRVGAHESDRSGAVELSTRFGANTAAIDLTLTGGVDPDDRVDVDERLASPPDRGESADDGAERRSVPTDALALAGLVVLALVVGIGALSIVDGPAAILGGLTVLAGVLVAGYLLASGDA, encoded by the coding sequence GTGTCTCCCCAGACGATCGCGGTCCACGTCGATCGCTACGACGAAGGGGCCATCGACAGTACGCCGCCCTCGATCGAGACCGATCGCTCGTTCGACCTCCACGTCACCAATCACGGCGAACCCGTCCACCTCCACGTCCGCGCCGACGACGAGCTCGCGGACGTCGTCTCGGTCGCGGAGACGAACCCCTACGTCGAATCCGGCGAGTCGATCACGATTCCGGTCCGCGTCGGCGCGCACGAGAGCGACCGATCCGGCGCGGTGGAGCTGTCGACGCGCTTCGGCGCGAACACGGCGGCCATCGACCTGACGCTGACGGGCGGCGTCGATCCGGACGATCGGGTCGACGTCGACGAGCGCCTCGCGTCGCCGCCGGACCGGGGCGAGTCGGCCGACGACGGCGCCGAACGGCGGTCGGTCCCGACGGACGCGCTCGCCCTCGCCGGGCTCGTCGTCCTCGCGCTGGTGGTCGGGATCGGCGCGCTCTCGATCGTCGACGGGCCGGCCGCGATCCTCGGGGGACTCACCGTCCTCGCCGGCGTTCTGGTCGCGGGCTACCTCCTCGCGAGCGGCGACGCCTGA
- a CDS encoding metallophosphoesterase, translating into MAPDAPFSFAERAVYVRPAETVVLADIHLGRGEASAVDAPIDAAERVVSRLDRLLDRFEPETVVVAGDLLHSFSWVPRGVRETVERIETRVDDSGATLVCTPGNHDRMLEDVFAGETADAYRLADGRTIVSHGHEHPDSIDDSTSETNEAASPRDDSTSETDEPTPDTDDPASHRDEPVTRIFGHDHPALATDGRKRPCFLYGPPGRSGHEDAAGEADEPGVLVLPAFSQLARGTKINDRPARDFQSPLLSDVDGLYPIVRDDDAGETHWFPRLGKCRHVL; encoded by the coding sequence ATGGCCCCCGACGCCCCCTTCTCATTCGCGGAGCGAGCGGTCTACGTCCGCCCCGCCGAGACGGTCGTCCTCGCGGACATCCACCTCGGCCGCGGCGAGGCTTCGGCCGTCGACGCCCCCATCGACGCGGCCGAGCGCGTCGTCTCGCGCCTGGATCGGCTCCTCGATCGGTTCGAGCCGGAAACGGTCGTCGTCGCGGGCGACCTCCTGCACTCGTTCTCGTGGGTGCCCCGCGGCGTCCGCGAGACGGTCGAACGGATCGAAACTCGGGTCGACGACTCGGGCGCGACGCTCGTCTGCACGCCAGGAAACCACGATCGGATGCTCGAAGACGTCTTCGCGGGCGAGACGGCCGACGCCTATCGACTCGCCGACGGTCGTACGATCGTCAGTCACGGCCACGAGCACCCGGATTCGATCGACGACTCGACGTCCGAGACGAACGAAGCGGCGTCCCCGAGGGACGATTCGACGTCCGAGACGGACGAACCGACTCCCGATACCGACGATCCGGCGAGCCATCGCGACGAACCGGTCACCCGCATCTTCGGGCACGACCACCCGGCGCTGGCCACCGACGGGCGCAAACGACCGTGCTTCCTCTACGGACCGCCGGGTCGTTCCGGGCACGAGGACGCCGCGGGTGAGGCCGACGAACCGGGCGTCCTCGTCCTACCCGCGTTCTCGCAGCTAGCTCGAGGCACGAAGATCAACGATCGCCCGGCGCGGGACTTCCAGTCGCCGTTGCTGTCCGACGTCGACGGGCTCTACCCGATCGTCCGAGACGACGACGCCGGCGAGACACACTGGTTTCCGCGCCTGGGGAAGTGCCGCCACGTCCTGTGA